One genomic segment of Hydra vulgaris chromosome 14, alternate assembly HydraT2T_AEP includes these proteins:
- the LOC136090929 gene encoding uncharacterized protein LOC136090929, translating to MMKEQSTETHTTEFIFDLGYYYVNISVGGVHKILSRQKNNKTTARKKGSGRPRKMTERDCHKLKLNVLKNRKTIMTHIAETFTCSDDKKVSRWTISRRLKDQGFKIHSCKKVPLLTARHKKARLAWVKYNKNTDWTKVLWSDESRFCLHSDRPQMCIRLKNE from the exons ATGATGAAAGAGCAAAGTACAGAAACTCATACAACTGAGTTTATTTTTGATc ttggttattattatgtaaacaTTAGTGTTGGTGGAGTTCACAAGATACTTTCACGtcagaaaaacaataaaacaacagcTAGAAAAAAAGGTTCTGGCAGACCAAGAAAAATGACGGAAAGAGATTGCCACAAGttaaaattgaatgttttaaaaaatcgaaaaacCATTATGACGCATATTGCAGAAACTTTTACATGTTCTGATGATAAAAAGGTTAGCCGATGGACAATTTCGAGGCGTCTTAAAGATCAGGGGTTCAAAATACATTCATGTAAAAAAGTACCTCTTCTTACAGCACGCCATAAAAAGGCAAGGTTAGCTTgggtaaaatataataaaaacacagACTGGACAAAAGTATTATGGTCAGATGAATCACGATTTTGTTTGCATTCAGATCGTCCACAGATGTGCATTAGACTTAAGAACGAATAA